The following are encoded in a window of Prochlorococcus marinus str. MIT 1013 genomic DNA:
- a CDS encoding histidine phosphotransferase encodes MPFENQQRLTRRRSSAGPTPPRKPLGGQPELGMRQNGGPRPTFLTLRDHGKVYVADLPNLSDGQLSHIGKEADEVLTSLESRINDLEQEAINGQRDNDTLIKASTKHEVTLRFIRAIQDEQEHRKNNPALKDAASESLPLTFLEVARHRLPGATFDSLLREALEACSKDETEPEKETIEKSSNSLPIPPAKVISLPTSSDSMKVIVSPDT; translated from the coding sequence ATGCCTTTTGAAAATCAACAGCGTTTGACGCGTAGGAGAAGTTCTGCAGGTCCAACCCCTCCGAGAAAGCCTTTAGGAGGACAACCAGAATTGGGCATGCGACAAAATGGAGGGCCAAGACCAACTTTCCTCACTCTTAGAGATCATGGAAAAGTTTATGTAGCTGATTTACCAAATTTGTCTGATGGACAGCTTTCACACATTGGTAAGGAAGCTGATGAAGTGCTTACTAGTTTAGAGAGCAGAATTAATGATTTAGAACAAGAAGCAATTAATGGTCAAAGAGACAACGATACTTTAATTAAGGCCTCTACTAAACACGAAGTCACTCTTAGATTTATTCGAGCCATTCAAGACGAACAAGAGCATCGAAAAAATAATCCTGCATTAAAAGATGCGGCATCTGAATCTTTACCACTCACATTCCTTGAAGTTGCTAGGCATAGATTGCCAGGTGCAACTTTTGATTCGTTGTTGAGAGAAGCATTAGAAGCTTGTTCTAAAGATGAAACAGAGCCTGAGAAAGAAACAATTGAAAAAAGCTCTAATTCCTTGCCAATTCCTCCTGCAAAAGTTATTAGTCTTCCTACCTCGTCAGATTCAATGAAGGTTATTGTCAGCCCTGATACTTAA
- the hemF gene encoding oxygen-dependent coproporphyrinogen oxidase: protein MSSLQYQANLPAKNSRDRAKKLVLGLQDEICSGLETIDGEGKFLEESWERPEGGGGRSRVLKNGKIFEQGGVNFSEVHGNELPPSIISQRPEAKGHSWFATGTSMVLHPKSPYIPTVHLNYRYFEAGPVWWFGGGADLTPFYPYLSDTRHFHSCHKAACDTINKDLHKVFKPWCDEYFFLKHRNETRGVGGIFYDYQDGSGLLYKGQNANGKASNISKELGNYSLNWENLFSLAKACGQAFLPSYEPIIKKRKDQTFSTKERDFQLYRRGRYAEFNLVWDRGTIFGLQTNGRTESILMSLPPLARWEYGYKPEEDSREALLTDLFTKPQDWFTDKSLEERCLPYQALD, encoded by the coding sequence TTGTCCTCCTTACAATATCAAGCCAATTTACCGGCCAAAAACTCAAGAGATCGAGCCAAAAAGCTTGTTTTAGGTCTTCAAGATGAAATTTGTAGTGGCTTGGAGACTATCGATGGAGAAGGCAAATTCCTAGAAGAATCTTGGGAGAGACCAGAGGGTGGTGGTGGACGCTCAAGAGTATTGAAAAATGGAAAAATCTTTGAACAGGGAGGGGTGAATTTTTCTGAAGTACATGGCAATGAACTTCCACCCTCTATCATTAGCCAAAGACCAGAAGCAAAAGGTCACTCTTGGTTTGCGACTGGAACCTCAATGGTTCTTCACCCCAAAAGTCCCTACATACCAACTGTTCATCTTAACTACAGATATTTCGAAGCAGGTCCTGTTTGGTGGTTTGGGGGAGGGGCTGATTTAACCCCTTTCTATCCATATCTATCTGACACGCGTCACTTTCACTCATGCCATAAAGCTGCATGTGACACAATCAATAAAGATCTTCATAAGGTTTTCAAACCTTGGTGTGACGAATATTTCTTTCTAAAACATCGAAATGAGACAAGAGGAGTTGGAGGTATTTTTTATGACTATCAAGATGGATCCGGCTTGCTCTATAAAGGACAAAATGCCAATGGGAAGGCCTCTAACATCTCAAAAGAGCTAGGGAACTATTCTTTGAATTGGGAAAATCTTTTTTCACTTGCCAAAGCATGCGGGCAGGCATTTCTGCCCTCCTATGAGCCAATAATAAAAAAGCGCAAAGATCAAACCTTTTCAACAAAAGAAAGAGACTTTCAACTTTATAGGCGCGGTAGATATGCTGAGTTCAATTTGGTATGGGATAGAGGCACCATTTTTGGATTACAAACGAATGGAAGAACGGAGTCAATATTGATGTCATTACCGCCCTTGGCACGATGGGAGTATGGATACAAACCAGAAGAAGATTCACGAGAGGCGCTTTTAACAGATTTATTTACTAAGCCTCAAGATTGGTTTACAGATAAATCTCTGGAAGAGAGGTGTTTACCTTATCAAGCATTGGATTAA
- a CDS encoding Mrp/NBP35 family ATP-binding protein: MKTNEKVLKAFNSVKDVGSKRSIVELGWLEIVSVKPPKIVVRLSLPNFALAQRSQIANDIRESIKSLEDIEDVQIEIGDSSSSEESPIGQAGHGGQSQGLTPIPKVKNVIAISSGKGGVGKSTVAVNLACALSQKGFKVGLLDADIYGPNTPYMLGVSEITPEVSGTGAEQKIIPIETCGIGMVSMGLLIDQNQPVIWRGPMLNGIIRQFLYQASWGERDFLIVDLPPGTGDAQLSLAQAVPMAGVIIVTTPQNVSLQDSRRGLAMFKQLNIPVLGVIENMTYFIPPDQPQKSYEIFGSGGGNQLAKENNVPLLSQIPIESDTFSGTGNDLPVVYTSRDSITAKVFLELAGTLCNALSVKQ; the protein is encoded by the coding sequence ATGAAAACCAACGAGAAGGTTTTAAAAGCGTTTAATTCAGTCAAAGATGTCGGAAGTAAACGATCTATTGTTGAACTTGGATGGCTGGAAATAGTTTCAGTAAAGCCCCCTAAAATTGTTGTAAGACTGTCTCTCCCTAATTTTGCGTTAGCTCAAAGAAGTCAAATAGCAAATGATATTAGGGAAAGCATTAAGTCATTGGAAGATATAGAAGATGTACAAATTGAGATAGGTGATTCATCTTCATCTGAGGAGTCTCCTATTGGTCAAGCAGGTCATGGTGGTCAATCTCAGGGATTAACTCCAATACCAAAAGTGAAAAATGTTATTGCTATAAGTAGCGGTAAAGGTGGTGTCGGTAAAAGTACTGTTGCCGTGAATTTAGCTTGTGCCCTTAGTCAAAAGGGTTTCAAGGTTGGTTTGCTTGATGCTGATATCTATGGACCAAATACGCCCTATATGCTCGGTGTTAGCGAAATAACTCCTGAAGTGAGTGGTACGGGTGCAGAACAAAAGATTATTCCAATTGAAACATGTGGGATCGGGATGGTTTCAATGGGATTATTAATTGATCAAAATCAGCCAGTAATTTGGCGTGGCCCAATGCTTAATGGAATCATTCGACAATTTTTATATCAAGCTTCTTGGGGTGAGCGTGATTTTTTAATAGTAGATCTTCCACCAGGAACCGGAGATGCTCAACTTTCTTTGGCTCAAGCAGTTCCTATGGCAGGTGTGATAATAGTCACAACTCCACAAAATGTATCGCTTCAAGACTCAAGAAGGGGTTTGGCCATGTTTAAACAACTGAATATTCCTGTACTCGGAGTGATCGAAAATATGACTTATTTTATTCCTCCAGATCAACCACAAAAGTCATATGAGATTTTTGGCTCAGGAGGAGGTAATCAATTAGCTAAAGAGAATAATGTCCCTTTACTTTCTCAGATACCAATAGAGTCAGATACTTTTTCTGGTACAGGTAACGATCTACCGGTGGTTTATACATCTCGAGATTCCATAACAGCAAAAGTATTTTTAGAACTTGCTGGAACTTTATGTAATGCATTATCTGTTAAACAGTGA
- a CDS encoding cofactor assembly of complex C subunit B yields the protein MQSAFSSTLFLTILLAIGLGFFLRAASKDRTTVVDVQSPLPPLEVLKGISFWLEERGWKRNGGNVEEKLLIFNGNVASSTFLVIFLSCLGGVGSACLGLVLIQLYPSLSWWPLLLAAIGAPLAGIIYRIKSKREESLEVKLLSSDLSDISILRIKAHRDELIAIQLELSESLELSSENSLLSSPI from the coding sequence ATGCAATCTGCATTCTCCTCAACTTTATTTCTCACTATCCTATTGGCGATAGGTTTGGGGTTTTTTCTGCGAGCAGCGAGTAAGGACCGCACAACAGTTGTAGATGTTCAGTCTCCTTTGCCTCCTCTGGAGGTTTTGAAAGGTATTAGTTTTTGGTTAGAAGAACGTGGTTGGAAAAGAAATGGAGGTAATGTTGAAGAGAAATTGTTGATCTTTAATGGCAATGTTGCTTCTAGTACTTTTTTGGTTATCTTTTTATCTTGCCTCGGAGGAGTGGGCTCAGCCTGTTTGGGTCTGGTTCTGATTCAGCTTTATCCTTCTTTGAGTTGGTGGCCTTTACTACTGGCTGCAATTGGTGCACCTCTGGCCGGAATCATTTATCGTATTAAATCTAAACGAGAGGAATCATTAGAAGTTAAGCTATTAAGTTCAGATTTATCTGACATCAGTATTTTACGAATCAAAGCTCATCGTGATGAGCTAATAGCAATTCAGTTGGAATTATCTGAAAGTCTTGAGCTTAGTAGTGAAAACTCTCTACTTTCTTCTCCTATTTAA
- a CDS encoding lipid-A-disaccharide synthase-related protein has protein sequence MFLCNGHGEDTIACRVIEALHEINPDISQEVLPMVGDGKTFSKLVKDGWLAKIGPSTFLPSGGFSNQSFSGLVLDLKAGLLKSLWRQWTLIYRSAKKGTIIVAVGDLLPLLFAWASGANYCFIGTPKSDYTWASGPRSALSDCYHRLKGTEWDPWEYWLMRSSRCRMVAVRDKITARGLRNHGVKALSPGNPMMDGISNRECPNDFKKHRRLILLCGSRLPEAYQNFKKLLIAIQLIQISSSIAVFVPLSSSLMRKKIELILIDSGFKPTYQSTGENGISETWKKDSLLILIGFNNFSCWAKWGEVGVANAGTATEQLVGLGIPCVSLPGKGHQFNFNFAKRQSRLLGGAVVIAKGSQTLAKLVEFLLNSDFDREVIGIRGAKRMGPEGGSHAIALSILTHLSEGL, from the coding sequence TTGTTTCTTTGTAATGGTCATGGAGAAGACACGATTGCTTGCAGGGTTATAGAAGCTCTGCATGAAATTAATCCAGATATTTCCCAAGAAGTTCTCCCGATGGTTGGAGATGGGAAGACGTTTTCCAAGCTTGTAAAAGATGGCTGGCTTGCCAAGATTGGTCCCTCCACATTTTTGCCAAGCGGAGGATTTAGTAATCAGAGTTTTAGTGGTTTGGTTTTAGATTTAAAAGCTGGATTATTAAAAAGTCTCTGGAGGCAATGGACTTTGATATATAGATCAGCTAAAAAAGGAACAATTATCGTTGCAGTTGGAGATTTATTACCTCTTCTTTTTGCATGGGCTAGTGGGGCGAATTATTGTTTTATTGGCACTCCTAAAAGTGATTACACATGGGCGAGTGGGCCAAGATCCGCATTGAGTGATTGTTACCATCGATTGAAAGGAACTGAGTGGGATCCATGGGAATATTGGTTGATGCGATCTAGTCGTTGCAGGATGGTTGCAGTAAGAGACAAAATCACTGCTAGAGGTTTGAGAAATCATGGAGTAAAGGCGCTATCGCCGGGAAATCCAATGATGGATGGAATTTCTAATAGAGAATGTCCTAATGACTTTAAAAAACATAGACGTTTGATTTTGTTATGTGGAAGTCGTTTGCCTGAAGCGTACCAGAATTTTAAAAAACTTTTAATTGCAATTCAGCTTATTCAAATTTCTTCTTCCATTGCAGTATTTGTGCCTTTAAGTTCTTCTTTAATGAGAAAAAAAATAGAATTGATATTAATTGACTCAGGTTTTAAACCTACTTATCAATCAACAGGTGAAAATGGGATTTCGGAAACATGGAAAAAAGACTCATTACTTATATTGATTGGCTTTAATAATTTTTCTTGTTGGGCTAAGTGGGGAGAAGTAGGAGTGGCTAATGCAGGTACAGCTACAGAACAATTAGTAGGTTTAGGTATTCCATGCGTGTCCTTGCCAGGAAAAGGTCATCAATTTAATTTCAATTTTGCTAAGCGTCAAAGTCGTTTATTAGGAGGTGCGGTAGTTATTGCTAAGGGTTCTCAAACTCTTGCAAAACTAGTGGAGTTTTTACTGAATTCTGATTTTGATAGAGAGGTTATTGGGATCAGAGGGGCTAAAAGAATGGGTCCCGAGGGTGGAAGTCATGCTATAGCCCTTAGTATTTTGACTCACTTGTCTGAGGGTTTATAG
- a CDS encoding aldo/keto reductase, giving the protein MTKKKIGIGFGTWAWGNKLVWGYKPETDDSLLKKTFFDAIDGGLDLVDSADSYGTGSLFGQSEKLIGNFLEELPKRNLKKITVATKLAPFPWRIGRNGLNKAFEESNQRLKGNMTRVQLHWSTYRYAPWQEEQLLNGLGDLYEKGLIKEIGLSNIGPKRLSFLFQKLKKRGIKINSIQMQLSLLTKPTLEDEKIKDICNENEIEYLAYSPLGLGILTVPPNKSPKPKTLLRQQLFQRILPKTIELRTLITNIGKKYSASPAQVALNWVRSDGAKPIVGIRNPFQAKDAISAFNWSLTKNEKEILDFYRNKCLANMPQNPFTSP; this is encoded by the coding sequence ATGACTAAGAAAAAAATTGGGATTGGTTTTGGAACTTGGGCGTGGGGAAACAAGCTTGTTTGGGGCTACAAACCTGAAACAGATGATAGTTTACTTAAAAAAACTTTTTTTGATGCAATAGATGGAGGATTAGATCTTGTAGACAGTGCAGATTCATACGGCACTGGAAGTTTATTTGGGCAAAGCGAAAAGCTGATCGGCAATTTCCTGGAAGAGTTACCCAAGAGAAATCTGAAAAAAATTACTGTCGCAACAAAGCTCGCACCCTTTCCATGGAGAATTGGTCGGAATGGCCTAAATAAGGCTTTTGAAGAAAGTAATCAGCGTCTTAAAGGGAATATGACAAGAGTACAGCTTCATTGGAGTACTTATCGCTATGCTCCTTGGCAAGAAGAGCAATTACTAAATGGTCTAGGAGATTTATACGAGAAAGGTTTAATTAAAGAAATTGGGCTCTCTAATATTGGCCCCAAAAGACTAAGTTTTTTATTCCAAAAACTGAAAAAAAGAGGAATTAAAATTAATAGTATACAAATGCAACTTTCATTATTAACGAAACCAACCTTGGAAGATGAAAAGATCAAAGATATATGTAATGAGAATGAAATTGAATACTTAGCCTATAGCCCATTAGGGCTGGGAATACTAACAGTTCCACCTAATAAATCTCCCAAGCCTAAAACTTTATTACGACAACAATTATTCCAAAGGATACTTCCAAAAACTATAGAATTGAGAACCTTAATAACTAATATTGGTAAAAAGTATTCAGCCTCCCCGGCTCAAGTTGCCTTGAATTGGGTGAGGTCTGATGGAGCTAAACCAATAGTAGGAATTCGTAATCCATTTCAAGCTAAAGATGCAATTTCTGCATTTAATTGGTCTTTAACTAAAAATGAAAAGGAAATTCTGGATTTTTATAGGAATAAATGTTTAGCAAATATGCCTCAAAACCCTTTCACTAGTCCCTAA
- a CDS encoding sensor histidine kinase yields MAKGVPHSTCSESAGRRMWWAALDILQSEILLPMNLTRGLWLSSPLPALYEPKLLNKFRGWVWAPKDLLNLTNPSVGILPPSQSVSPDFHDDSSGYERLTLLEEDGNDPLLIVITPEIQIALALEGESEDRKLLMRSDPETLSDLLTLLDNRLNTENVEQANNLRNALGEMGQLKTNDDLSKVFWPLLSQRLADIAPSLNIQTLPDNIINDHKSSAKNSEISLLEALTHEIRTPLATIRTLIRSLLRKQDLPKVVENRLKQIDIECTEQIDRFGLIFNAVELERSKPEQTNLALTDLGKMLTMLSPVWSNQLERKGLKLILDITPDLPKVLSDSEGLELMLTGLIDRNSRGLQTGGELTLKLRPAGQRLKLQILTQLTSIPNYGVSENVSNEEIGPVLSWNPSTGNLQLSQAATQRLLKSLGGRLTNRRDSGMTIFFPISELKELDLLD; encoded by the coding sequence ATGGCTAAGGGGGTCCCCCATTCAACTTGTAGTGAATCTGCAGGAAGAAGAATGTGGTGGGCCGCTCTTGATATTCTTCAATCAGAAATATTGCTACCAATGAACCTTACTCGAGGTTTGTGGTTGTCTTCCCCTTTGCCTGCACTGTACGAACCGAAATTACTTAATAAATTTCGAGGATGGGTGTGGGCTCCAAAGGATTTGTTAAATCTTACCAATCCTTCTGTTGGGATATTGCCTCCTAGTCAATCAGTTTCGCCGGATTTTCATGATGATTCCTCAGGTTATGAGCGTTTGACTCTTCTAGAGGAAGATGGAAACGATCCATTGCTGATAGTTATTACTCCTGAAATTCAAATTGCTTTAGCTTTGGAAGGGGAATCTGAGGATAGAAAACTATTAATGCGGAGTGATCCTGAGACATTGAGTGATCTTTTGACGTTATTAGATAACAGATTAAACACAGAAAATGTTGAACAAGCAAATAATCTTAGAAACGCTCTTGGAGAAATGGGACAGCTTAAAACAAATGATGATTTGTCTAAGGTATTTTGGCCTTTATTATCACAAAGACTCGCAGATATCGCACCCAGTTTAAATATTCAGACTTTACCAGACAACATAATTAATGATCACAAATCAAGTGCAAAAAATAGTGAAATCTCCTTACTTGAAGCTTTAACGCACGAAATCAGAACTCCATTAGCAACCATAAGAACATTAATAAGATCTCTTCTTAGGAAGCAAGATTTGCCTAAAGTTGTTGAAAACCGTTTGAAGCAAATAGATATTGAATGTACAGAACAAATTGATCGTTTTGGTTTGATTTTTAATGCAGTGGAGTTAGAAAGAAGCAAGCCTGAACAAACTAATTTAGCTTTAACTGATTTAGGCAAAATGCTCACAATGCTTTCTCCCGTCTGGAGTAATCAGTTAGAGAGAAAAGGCTTGAAACTGATTCTTGATATAACTCCTGATTTGCCTAAAGTTTTGAGTGATTCTGAAGGACTTGAATTAATGTTGACCGGTCTTATTGATCGCAATAGTCGTGGATTACAAACGGGTGGAGAATTAACTTTGAAATTAAGGCCAGCAGGGCAGAGACTAAAGCTTCAAATTTTAACCCAGCTCACCTCAATACCTAACTATGGAGTATCAGAAAATGTTTCTAATGAAGAAATTGGGCCAGTACTCAGTTGGAATCCATCTACCGGTAATTTGCAGCTTAGTCAGGCCGCAACGCAAAGGCTTTTAAAAAGTCTTGGTGGCCGTCTTACTAATAGGCGAGATAGTGGAATGACGATATTTTTTCCTATTTCTGAATTAAAAGAACTTGATCTCCTGGATTAA
- the psaD gene encoding photosystem I reaction center subunit II, translating to MTEVLPGALPKHIGSTGGLLNSAETEEKYAITWTSKTSEVFELPTGGAAEMHEGDNLMYFARKEQCFALNTQLRGFKPRIETSKIYRIYPGGDRELLFPKDGVFSEKPNEGRQKEGYNNRRIGENPNPASLKFSGKKTYDA from the coding sequence ATGACTGAAGTATTACCTGGAGCACTTCCAAAACACATTGGTAGCACTGGTGGACTATTAAACTCGGCTGAAACCGAAGAGAAATATGCAATTACTTGGACAAGTAAAACGTCAGAGGTCTTTGAACTTCCAACGGGAGGAGCTGCAGAAATGCATGAGGGTGATAATCTTATGTACTTTGCTAGAAAAGAGCAGTGTTTTGCATTAAATACTCAATTGAGAGGATTTAAGCCAAGAATAGAAACAAGTAAAATTTATAGAATTTACCCTGGAGGAGATAGAGAATTACTTTTCCCTAAAGATGGTGTTTTCTCGGAGAAGCCAAATGAAGGGCGTCAAAAAGAAGGATATAATAATAGGCGTATTGGAGAAAATCCAAATCCAGCAAGCTTGAAATTTAGCGGAAAAAAAACTTACGATGCATGA
- a CDS encoding ribonuclease D — MPKKLDEPSTFKIFDKDIDNETEIALSSSIALAVDTEAMGLIHGRDRLCLIQICDAFDNVICIRIERNQHSAPHLKSILERKTIEKVFHFARFDVAALASNLNIEVNPIFCTKIASKIGRTYSPRHGLKEVVMETVGVELDKQAQSSDWGKVGDLTQKQLIYAANDVRYLLGAKHKLEEMLKREERWELAKKCFQCVPILSELDRRRFTNIFDH; from the coding sequence ATGCCAAAAAAACTTGATGAACCTTCGACTTTCAAGATCTTTGATAAAGACATAGATAATGAAACTGAAATTGCTTTAAGTTCATCTATAGCTTTAGCGGTTGATACTGAAGCCATGGGATTAATTCATGGCAGAGACAGGCTATGTTTAATACAAATATGTGATGCATTTGATAATGTTATTTGTATTCGTATAGAACGAAATCAACATTCAGCACCTCACTTAAAATCTATTCTTGAGAGAAAAACAATTGAAAAAGTCTTTCATTTTGCAAGATTTGATGTAGCTGCCTTAGCAAGTAATCTAAATATTGAAGTTAATCCAATTTTTTGTACAAAAATAGCAAGCAAAATAGGTAGAACTTACAGTCCAAGGCATGGATTGAAAGAAGTAGTTATGGAAACTGTTGGAGTGGAGTTAGACAAACAAGCTCAAAGTAGTGACTGGGGAAAAGTTGGTGATTTAACTCAAAAACAACTTATCTATGCGGCTAATGATGTTAGATATTTACTAGGAGCAAAACACAAACTGGAAGAGATGTTGAAACGTGAAGAAAGATGGGAATTAGCCAAAAAATGTTTCCAATGCGTACCAATTTTGTCCGAGCTTGATAGAAGAAGATTTACAAATATTTTTGATCATTAA
- the rodA gene encoding rod shape-determining protein RodA: MMGFGRNKIPTFKIIRNKKFWKDVDLIIWIVPLILVHLSCFLIASTQRNLGITDWYQHAIIAYIGSLIVYFLAQFPLQNLRKYIFPIYIIAILTLLYVNFSGTSALGAQRWFSFAGFYIQPSEFAKITLILVLASILDRKRFSKLSHLIKPLLVSCLPWLLVFIQPDLGTSLVFGAILLGMLYWSGMPYEWAFIILATLVTGLLAYLYPIGLFIWIPIIGFLSYKSLPNRKILTLLVIIFHSLIAKLTPWFWETVLRDYQRDRLIIFLDPSQDPLGGGYHMLQSKIGIGSGGLIGTGLMQGQLTKLKFIPEQHTDFIFSALGEETGFLGSLLVIFLFFILIFRLIKIALEARTDFEALVVIGIASMFIFQIMVNIFMTIGLGPVTGIPLPFMSYGRTALLVNFISLGFCLSVSRRGQSIRKNL, encoded by the coding sequence ATGATGGGTTTTGGTCGCAATAAAATACCTACTTTTAAAATAATTAGAAATAAAAAATTTTGGAAAGATGTAGATTTAATAATTTGGATCGTACCCCTTATTTTAGTACATTTATCTTGTTTCTTAATTGCAAGTACTCAAAGAAATCTTGGAATTACAGATTGGTATCAACATGCAATTATTGCCTATATAGGTTCTTTAATTGTTTATTTCTTAGCTCAATTTCCCTTGCAAAATTTACGAAAATATATTTTTCCAATATATATTATAGCTATTTTAACACTTTTATATGTAAATTTTAGTGGAACTTCTGCTCTAGGAGCACAAAGATGGTTCAGCTTTGCAGGTTTTTATATTCAACCATCTGAGTTTGCAAAAATAACTTTGATACTAGTTTTGGCGTCTATTTTAGATCGAAAAAGATTTTCTAAATTATCACACTTAATAAAACCCTTATTAGTGTCTTGTTTGCCTTGGCTTTTGGTCTTTATACAACCTGATCTTGGAACATCTCTTGTTTTTGGAGCAATACTTCTGGGGATGTTGTATTGGTCAGGGATGCCATATGAGTGGGCATTTATTATTTTGGCTACTTTAGTTACAGGATTACTAGCATATTTGTATCCAATTGGACTTTTCATTTGGATTCCAATAATTGGTTTTTTATCTTATAAATCTTTGCCAAATAGGAAAATATTAACATTATTAGTTATCATTTTTCATTCGTTAATAGCAAAACTAACGCCTTGGTTTTGGGAAACAGTTTTAAGAGATTATCAAAGAGATCGATTAATTATTTTTCTTGATCCCAGCCAAGATCCTTTAGGTGGTGGATATCACATGCTTCAAAGTAAAATAGGTATCGGTTCGGGAGGATTGATTGGCACAGGTTTAATGCAAGGTCAATTAACTAAATTAAAATTCATACCAGAACAACATACTGATTTTATTTTTAGTGCTCTTGGCGAAGAAACAGGTTTTTTGGGTAGTTTATTGGTCATATTTTTATTTTTTATTCTAATTTTTCGATTAATAAAAATAGCCCTTGAGGCGCGTACTGATTTTGAAGCGTTAGTAGTTATTGGAATAGCTTCAATGTTTATTTTTCAAATTATGGTCAATATATTTATGACTATTGGCCTAGGTCCAGTTACAGGAATCCCATTACCCTTTATGAGCTATGGAAGAACGGCATTATTAGTGAATTTTATAAGTTTGGGTTTTTGTTTGTCTGTCTCTAGACGTGGACAATCAATTAGAAAAAATCTTTGA
- a CDS encoding N-acetylmuramoyl-L-alanine amidase has product MINKVLNSLKLIVFLITFYSVSQLYYTRNFSFTEDFELIIGEVSSLPANWVGSRNVDKNIPILILAGHADSQGFAGAGTPGEAVDKFGLNPMHPGISDELFWNLKLQESIVKLGKKKGLNIRSYDPGIRNIDDANDPRTNWSVGRRFAKRGGYVIEIHFDAYGQYGVGSGLIPPFSETPNKIDESIARTFGRFPVLFRGGLGAPRRQIRILEIGKLEGLLEKNLRNFKTRKKTIELISNEIVQAFLNGII; this is encoded by the coding sequence GTGATAAATAAAGTATTAAATAGTTTAAAATTAATAGTATTTTTAATTACTTTTTATTCTGTTTCTCAACTTTATTACACTAGGAATTTTAGTTTCACTGAAGACTTTGAACTAATCATAGGCGAAGTTTCAAGTCTTCCTGCAAACTGGGTTGGGAGTAGAAATGTAGATAAAAATATCCCTATTTTAATATTAGCTGGCCATGCAGATTCTCAGGGATTTGCTGGGGCTGGCACACCTGGTGAAGCTGTTGATAAGTTTGGTTTGAATCCAATGCATCCTGGAATTAGTGATGAACTTTTTTGGAATTTAAAACTACAAGAATCAATTGTTAAACTGGGCAAAAAGAAAGGTTTAAATATTAGATCTTATGACCCAGGGATAAGAAATATAGATGATGCTAATGATCCAAGAACGAATTGGTCAGTAGGTAGGAGATTCGCCAAACGTGGTGGCTATGTGATTGAGATTCATTTTGATGCATATGGCCAGTATGGAGTGGGTTCAGGCTTGATACCTCCTTTTTCTGAGACGCCAAACAAAATAGACGAGTCAATCGCAAGAACATTTGGACGGTTTCCTGTTTTATTTAGAGGAGGTTTAGGTGCTCCAAGGAGGCAAATAAGGATTCTTGAAATTGGGAAATTAGAGGGTTTGTTAGAAAAAAATCTCAGAAATTTCAAAACCAGGAAAAAAACAATAGAGCTCATTTCAAATGAAATAGTTCAGGCTTTTTTAAATGGAATTATCTAG